GAAAACGAGCTGAGCATGGCATGTCGACAGAGACCGAACCGCCCCGGTAAGCAGAAGGTACAGTGAACAAGAGACTCACAGTTCATAGCACCTGCAGGAGTGCAGACTACTCATATTCAGAAGTTATAGTGATGCTGATTCTGTCTCGACTACTTTCTTTCCACGGTACTGCCCGCATGCACCACAAACACGGTGCCGCAACTTAGGCTCTCCACAAGAGCTACACACAATAGTGTTCACAGCTACGAGGGCATCATGGGACCGACGCATGTTGCGTTTCGAGCGAGACGTTTTCTTCTTTGGGACGGCCATTTTCTACCTCTTCTTAAAAACTCAAGACGATTAAGGTAACAAAACTCAGGGAGAAACTAAACAGGAGCACCG
This is a stretch of genomic DNA from bacterium. It encodes these proteins:
- the rpmF gene encoding 50S ribosomal protein L32 gives rise to the protein MAVPKKKTSRSKRNMRRSHDALVAVNTIVCSSCGEPKLRHRVCGACGQYRGKKVVETESASL